CCCACTCAATAAACCTCTTGCCATCAGCACTTGTAATCCCTGATTCCCTAAACCCACACTTTATAGCCGAAGACACCAAACATTGTGCAGCTTCAATGTTGTTGGAGTTATGCCTTAAGTTGCTGCCTTTATTTTAGTATTGTCtgtctttgttattttaattctgCTAGAGCTAGTCTTCAGGACGTGAACTGGTCTTTAGGAGTCAGTTATATTGTTAGCTAAACATGGTACAATCATGTTAGTGGTCAGCTGAACGTGGCACATTGTAGTGCTACAAACCAGCAATTTCAGTTTGTTTCAAGTCTATTTAAACGTGTAAAGATTGCTGAAACATAATGCAATCAACGATATTTTCAGTTCAATAAAACAGTGAAAAACTTCCACTGTTCAAATCAAAATCTGCATTCTGTTCTTCACTTCttcttttcaatcttttcaaactctttcaattggtatcagagcaatttTCTTGAAGGGCCTGTGATGGATTCTGAATCAAGTTTCACCCATATTTCTCCTCCAATCTTCAATGGAGAGAATTTTCAACTATGGGCAGTAAGAATGGAAACTCACCTAGAAGCCTTAGATTTGTGGGAAGCTATTGAAGAAGATTATGAGGTGCCACCACTACCTAATAATCCAACTATGACTCAGATCAAAAGTCATAAGGAGAGAAAGACCAAGAAATCGAAGGCGAAGGCATGTCTGTTTGCTGCTGTTTCCACAACCATTTTCACCAGGATCATGTCACTTCAATCAGCAAAGGATGTTTGGGATTACTTGAAGAAGGAATATGCAGGAGATGAAAGAATTCGTGGAATGCAAAGCTTAAACTTGATACGTGAATTTGAGCTGCAAAGGATGAAGGATTCTGAGACTATAAAAGAGTACTCAGACAAATTGATGGGGATTGCTAACAGAGTCAGGCTGCTGGGAACATCATTTGCAGATTCCAGAATTGTTGAAAAACTTCTGGTCACAGTACCAGAAAAGTATGAAGCTTCAATTACAACATTGGAGAATACTAAAGACCTGTCAAAAATTACATTGACAGAGTTGCTAAATGCCTTAGAAGCTCAGGAGCAGAGAAGGCTTATGAGGCAGGATCATGCAATTGAAGGTGCTTTGCAAGCAAAATTTGCAGACTATGACAAGAAGAAGTTCTTCAGGAAGAACGCAGCTTCAGACAACATTAAACCAAATCAAGGTtacaacaaaggaaaatttattaaaaggaaTTTTCCACCTTGTCAACACTGCAACAAAAGTGGTCACTCACCATTCAAATGCTGGAAGAGGCCTGATGCAAGGTGCAGAAAGTGCAATCAGCTAGGACATGAGGCAATAATCTGcagattcaaaaatcaaaaacaagaagaagatgctCAAGTCGCGAACCAAGATGATGAGGATCAGATGTTTGTGGCTGCATGCTTCTCGGTTCAAACCACCTCCGACCATTGGCTAATTGATAGTGGTTGCACCAACCACATGACTTTTGATAAAAGTCTTTTTCGAAATTTGCAGCCTACAGAAGCTGCaaaagtcagaattggaaatgGTGAATGCATTGAAGCCAAGGGAAAGGGAACAATTGCCATCACAACAAATTCAGGTACAAAAACAATTGCAAATGTTCTTTATGTGCCTAATATAGATCAGAATTTGTTGAGTGTGGGGCAATTAATTGAGAAAGGAATGAAAgtgatttttgaaaatcaacatTGCTGTATTTTTGATGCTGCTGGGTGTAAAATTCTACAAGTCAGAATGAAGAGCAAAAGTTTCTCGTTTCTGCCATTTGAGGAGGAGCATAATGCTTTTCcaacaaaactcaattataCTGAGTTATGGCATAAAAGGTTGGGGCACTGCCATCAACAAAGGATGCTTACCATGAAGAATTCTGAGGCTGTCAGAGGTATACCTTCATTTACTGAAATTTCATTGAACTGTCATGCTTGTCAGTTTGGTAAGCAGAATAGAAAATCATTTCCTAGATCAACTTGGAGATCATCCCAAAAGCTGCAGCTGATTCATACCGATGTGGCTGATCCTCTAAGCACACCATCATTAAATGGCAGTAAATATTACCTGCTGTTTATTGACGATTTCTCTCGAATGTGCtggatttatttcatgaaattcaAATCAGAGGTGGCTGGAATTTTCTGGAGATTCAAGAAGAATGTGGAGAATCAAAGCAACTGCAGAATTCAAGCAATTCGTTCAGACAATGGCAGAGAATACACATCAACAGAATTCAATCTTTATTGTGAAGAAGCTGGCATTAAGCATCAACTCACAGCCCCTTACACTCCAGAGCAGAATGGGGTTAGTGAGAGAAGAAATCGATACATAATGGAGATGGCTAGATGCATGCTACATGAGAAGAACTTGCCTAAAGTTTTTTGGGCAGAAGCTGCTAACACAACAATATTTCTGCAAAATCGTCTCCCGACAAAGCTTTTGACAGAAAAAACTCCTTTTGAAGTGTGGTATAATTACAAACCCTCACTTAGTTTTCTTAAGGTTTTTGGCAGCACATGTTTTGTTCACATTCCACAGATTAAGAGGGACAAGCTGGACAAGAAAGCAATGCAAGGTATCTTTGTTGGCTATAGCACAATTTCTAAAGCCTACAAAGTATACCTCCCTCAAACCCAGAAGATTACAATTACACAGGATGTGCAGTTCCATGAAGACGTCAAATGGAACTGGGATGAAACACAAGAGATCACGGTGCTTGATGATCAAATTATTACTCCCCTGCAACATGAATCAATTGATGAATCAATTGATGACTCACCAGTACGAGGCACCAGATCACTTGAAGAAATCTATCAAAGGAGCAATGTGGCTGTTTGTGAACCAGAAAATTATGAAGATGCACAGATGAATCCAGCATGGCAGGAAGCAATGAAGGAGGAAATAcacatgattgaaaaaaatcatacgtGGGAACTTGTTGATCGACCTGCAGACAAGAACATTATTGGCGTCAAGTGGATTTTCAGGACCAAACTGAATGCTGACAGCTCCATCAACAAATTCAAGGCAAGGCTGGTTGTCAAGGGGTATGCTCAAGTGTATGGGGTGGATTATTCAGACACATTCGCTCCAGTAGCAAGGATGGACACCATCAGATTGTTGCTTGCTGTTGCTGCACACAAAGACTGGAAAGTGTTCCAGATGGACGTAAAATCAGCCTTCCTCAATGGCAATTTAcaagaagaaatttatgttGAACAACCTGCTGGATTTGTTGttcaaggagaagaagacaaggTGTACATGCTGAAGAAGGCACTTTATGGATTAAAACAAGCACCAAGGGCCTGGTATGGCCGAATTGATGACTACTTGACAGGGTTTGGATTTCAGAAAAGTCTTTCTGAATCAACCCTCTATGTGAAGAAAATTGATGATGATGTTCTTATTGTGTCCctctatgttgatgatttacTTGTAACTGTAAGTAATTTGCAGCAAATTGAAAGGTTCAAGCAGGACATGATGCAAGCTTTTGAAATGAGTGACCTTGGActcatgagtttttttcttgGCATGGAGATTAAACAAAGCAGAGGAGTGATCTTCATTGGTCAAGAAAAATATGCGAAGgagattttgaagaaattccAAATGGAGAATTGCAAACCAACTGCTACTCCAATGAATCAGAAGGATAAATTCAGCAAAGAGGATGGGACTGCCAGGGTAGATGAAGAAAAGTACAGAAGCTTGATTGGTTGCTTGCTGTATTTGACAGCAACCCGACCTGACATTCTTTATGCAACAAACCTTCTATCAAGGTTTATGCATTGCCCAAGTGAGCTACATATGAGGGCAGCCAAACGTATCCTACGTTACATCAAAGGAACATGCAGTTTTGGTGTTAAATTTATGCAATGTAGAACACTGAAATTGCATGGCTTTTCTGACAGTGATTGGGGTGGATTCATTGATGACATGAAAAGCACTTCTGGTTTTTGTTTCAATCTAGGCTCAACAATATTTTCATGGTCATCTAAGAAGCAAAGCATTGTTGCACAATCAACTGCAGAGGCAGAGTTCATTGGTGCCACAGCTGCAGTTAACCAAGCTTTATGGCTTCAAAAGTTACTGCGTGATTTACATATGGAAGAGGAAGAAGCAACTGAAATCTCAGTTGACAATCAAGCAGCTATAGCAATCTCTAACAATCATGTGTTTCATGGGAAAACCAAACATTTCaacatcaaattatattttatccgAGAGGTGCAGAAGAATGGAGATGTTAAGCTACTTTATTGCAGCTATAGCAATCTCTAACAATCCTGTGTTTCATGGGAAAACCAAACATTTCaacatcaaattatattttatccgAGAGGTGCAGAAGAATGGAGATGTTAAGCTACTTTATTGCAGGACTGAAGATCAAATGGCTGATTTGTTTACCAAAGCACTTCCTGCTAACAAGTTCGAATTTCTCACAAGGCTGATAGGAGTATGCAGCCCTTA
This is a stretch of genomic DNA from Populus alba chromosome 11, ASM523922v2, whole genome shotgun sequence. It encodes these proteins:
- the LOC140956162 gene encoding uncharacterized protein, producing METHLEALDLWEAIEEDYEVPPLPNNPTMTQIKSHKERKTKKSKAKACLFAAVSTTIFTRIMSLQSAKDVWDYLKKEYAGDERIRGMQSLNLIREFELQRMKDSETIKEYSDKLMGIANRVRLLGTSFADSRIVEKLLVTVPEKYEASITTLENTKDLSKITLTELLNALEAQEQRRLMRQDHAIEGALQAKFADYDKKKFFRKNAASDNIKPNQGYNKGKFIKRNFPPCQHCNKSGHSPFKCWKRPDARCRKCNQLGHEAIICRFKNQKQEEDAQVANQDDEDQMFVAACFSVQTTSDHWLIDSGCTNHMTFDKSLFRNLQPTEAAKVRIGNGECIEAKGKGTIAITTNSGTKTIANVLYVPNIDQNLLSVGQLIEKGMKVIFENQHCCIFDAAGCKILQVRMKSKSFSFLPFEEEHNAFPTKLNYTELWHKRLGHCHQQRMLTMKNSEAVRVW